One Scomber scombrus chromosome 4, fScoSco1.1, whole genome shotgun sequence genomic region harbors:
- the arsk gene encoding arylsulfatase K, with product MLKALALIFLFQLYGESLCQNGTRPNIVIVMSDAFDGRLTFDPGSKVVQLPYINYLRELGTTFLSAYTNSPICCPSRAAMWSGQFVHLTQSWNNYKCLDANATTWMDLLEKNGYQTKMMGKRDYTSGSHSVSNRVEAWTRDVQFLLRQEGRPVTQLVGNMSTERIQKVDWKNTDMATQWIHQKAASPHQPFALYLGLNLPHTYKTESLGPTAGGSTFRTSPYWLKKVSSDLISVPKWLPMAAMHPVDYYSTFTKNCSGDFTEEEVKEIRAFYYAMCAETDAMLGQVIAALRETSLLHNTVVIFTADHGELAMEHRQFYKMSMFEGSSHVPLLIMGPGLVSGLQVNQLVSLVDLYPTILDIASISAVGNLSGYSLLPLLSKSSCFSKRQHPDWALSEYHGCNVNASTYMLRSGQWKYITYADGQSVPPQLFDLMLDKDELHNVVHKFPDVQAQLDKLLRSIVDYPKVSTTVHLYNKKAFGAWHQSLGRNYSQVIANLRWHVDWQKDVLANERAVDKWLNSSL from the exons ATGCTGAAGGCGTTGGCTttgatttttctgtttcaaCTTTATGGTGAAAGTTTGTGCCAGAATGGAACAAGACCAAACATTGTGATAGTGATGAGTGATGCATTT GATGGGCGTTTGACTTTTGATCCTGGTAGCAAAGTTGTGCAGTTGCCATACATAAACTACCTCAGAGAGCTTGGGACCACCTTCCTCAGCGCGTACACCAACTCTCCCATCTGCTGCCCATCAAGAGCAG CAATGTGGAGCGGTCAGTTTGTTCACCTCACTCAGTCATGGAACAACTACAAGTGCCTTGATGCAAATGCGACAACATGGATGGATTTACTAGAGAAGAATGGATATCAAACAAAGATGATGGGCAAGAGGGACTACACCTCAGGGAGTCACTCTGTCAG TAATCGAGTTGAGGCATGGACACGAGATGTTCAGTTCCTCCTGCGCCAAGAGGGTCGGCCTGTGACGCAACTTGTTGGGAACATGTCAACAGAAAGGATCCAGAAAGTAGActggaaaaacacagatatgGCCACACAGTGGATCCATCAGAAAGCTGCGTCCCCACATCAGCCCTTTGCTCTTTACCTCGGCCTCAATTTACCTCACACCTACAAAACTGAATCCCTTGGGCCCACCGCAGGAGGATCCACCTTCCGTACCTCACCATATTGGCTGAAAAAG GTTTCTTCTGATCTCATCTCGGTTCCTAAATGGCTCCCCATGGCTGCCATGCACCCTGTTGACTACTACTCCACCTTCACCAAAAACTGCAGTGGGGATTTTACTGAGGAGGAAGTAAAAGAAATTCGGGCCTTCTATTATGCCATGTGTGCCGAGACAGATGCCATGCTGG GCCAGGTAATTGCAGCACTGAGAGAAACCAGCCTGCTTCACAACACTGTTGTGATCTTTACGGCTGACCACGGGGAGCTGGCCATGGAGCACCGGCAGTTCTACAAGATGTCCATGTTTGAGGGCAGTTCCCATGTTCCCCTGCTCATCATGGGGCCTGGGCTGGTATCTGGCCTGCAGGTCAACCAGCTTGTGTCTTTGGTTGATCTGTATCCCACTATACTGG ACATTGCTAGTATTTCAGCAGTAGGTAATCTCAGTGGCTACTCGCTCCTTCCCCTGTTATccaagtccagctgtttttccaAGAGGCAACATCCAGACTGGGCTCTGAGTGAATATCATGGTTGTAATGTCAATGCCTCAACATACATGCTGAGAAGTGGACAGTGGAAATACATCACCTATGCAGATGGTCAAAGTGTCCCACCACAGCTTTTTG ACCTCATGCTGGACAAGGACGAACTTCACAATGTGGTTCACAAATTCCCAGATGTGCAGGCGCAGCTGGACAAGCTATTGCGAAGCATTGTAGACTATCCAAAAGTCTCTACAACTGTCCATCTCTATAATAAAAAAGCTTTTGGTGCCTGGCACCAAAGTTTAGGGAGAAACTACAGCCAGGTCATTGCTAACCTCAGATGGCATGTGGATTGGCAAAAAGATGTGTTAGCTAATGAGAGAGCTGTTGACAAATGGCTCAATAGctctttgtga